A window of Roseburia hominis A2-183 genomic DNA:
CCACGCGTTAGAGTATGTAATGTACGCTCCTGCTTCCGCAGAAGAGATCGAGAGCATCTTCGCAAAACGTCTTGCAGGAAATGATGTCACCAAGGAAGAAGAATTAAAGTTCAAGACGGCATTCATGGTCAATGTCGGCAAAGAGTATGCAAAGCGCAACTGGGTAATGCAGCTGCACTACGGCTGCAAGCGCGACAACAACACACCGATGTTCAACAAGCTCGGACCGGATACTGGATATGACTGTATCAACAACTACGCTCCTTCTTCTGAGATGGCAGATTTCTTAAATGCCTTAAATCAGAGTGACGAACTTCCGAAAACGATCATCTACAGCTTGAACCCGAACGACAACCAGGCCATCGGCACGATCCTCGGCTGCTTCCAGGATTCCACCGCAGTTGCAAAGATTCAGCAGGGTTCCGCATGGTGGTTCAACGATCACAAGACAGGCATGCAGGATCAGATGATCTCTCTCGCCAACCTTGGAAACCTTTCCGGATTCGTGGGAATGCTGACAGACTCCAGAAGCTTCTTATCCTATACCCGTCACGATTACTTCCGCAGAATTCTCTGCAATCTGATCGGCAACTGGGTAGAGAACGGCGAGTTCCCGGCAGACTACGAGACACTTGAGGAGATCGTGAAGGGAATCTGCTACAACAATGCCGTCAACTACTTCGGATTTGACTTAAAGACCTGCTAATTGGTTTCCCATTGAAATGCCCGGTTTTCCGGGCATTTCATGCAACAATACATAGAAAGGATATTTTATCATGGAACTTAGAACAGCTGCATCTCCAAGAGATGTCAAACACTACACCACCGAACGTTTAAGAGAGGAATTTCTGATTGACGACCTGTTTTTGCCGGATGTCATCAAACTGGTATACAGCCATATCGACCGTATCATTACCGGTTCTGCCGTTCCGGTAAAAGAGACCTTAAAGCTGACCGCCGGCGACGAACTCCGCGCACAGTATTTCTGTGAGCGCCGTGAGCTTGGCGTCATCAATATCGGCGGCGCAGGCACCATCACCATCGATGGAAAGGCTTACCACGTTGCACACAAGGAAGGCATGTATATCGGCATGGGCTCCCGCGACATTACTTTTGCAAGCGATGACGCCGCTGCACCGGCAAAATTCTATTTAAACAGTGCTCCTGCACACCGCACATGTCCAACCGTTCTCATCAAGCCGGAAGGCACACCGGAAGATGGTGTTGTCATCGTCAAGGACTGCAACAAAGTAGAACTCGGTTCCCTGGAGACAGCAAACCACAGAACGATCTGCAAATATATCCTTCCTGGTCAGGTAGAGAGCTGCCAGCTGGAAATGGGCATGACAAAACTTGAGCCGGGAAGCGTATGGAACACAATGCCTTGCCATACACACGACAGACGCATGGAGGTCTATCTGTATTTCGATATGCCAGAAGATGCCCTTGTCATGCACTACATGGGTGAGCCGACAGAGACACGCCACATTGTAATGCGCAACGAGCAGGCAGTCATCTCCCCGAGCTGGTCGATCCACTCCGGATGCGGCACCCAGGCTTACACCTTTATCTGGGGCATGGTCGGTGAGAATCAGGATTTTGACGACATGGACGACGTAGCCATGACAGATTTGTTATAAAACGGAGGTCTAAACCATTATGAAAATCGCTTTAATCAACGAAAACAGCCAGGCAGCCAAGAATGAAATGATCTGCAACACATTAAAGTCCGTTGTAGAGCCGACGGGTCACACCGTATTCAATTACGGTATGTACTCTGCCGAGGATGAGCATCCGCTCACCTATGTCCAGAACGGTATTCTTGCCGCTGTATTATTGAATTCCGGTGCAGCCGATTTCGTCATCACAGGATGCGGTACCGGCGAGGGTGCTATGCTTGCCTGCAATTCCTTCCCGCAGGTACTCTGCGGACATGTAGAGTCTCCTCTGGATGCTTATCTCTTCTCACAGGTCAATGACGGCAACTGTATTGCTCTCCCGTTCGCAGAGAACTTCGGCTGGGGCGGCGAGCTAAACCTCACATACATCTTCGAGAAATTATTCTGTGCACCGGGCGGTGGCGGTTATCCGAAGGAGCGTGTCGTGCCGGAGCAGCGCAACAAGAAAATCCTCGATGAGGTGAAAAAAGTCACACACCGCGATCTCGTCTCCATCTTAAAAGAGCTTGACCGTGATCTCGTCGTCGGTGCATTGAGCGGCGAACATTTTGCCGAATATTTCTATGCAAACTGCAAGGACGACGCCATTGCTGCATGCGTAAAGGAATTGCTCGCATAAGCCGTTCCAACTAAGTAATTGCCGCAATAAGCATGGATCTCTTTGGAGTGATAAGTAATATTATATGAAACACACTTGGAGATTTCATGTGGAAATGGAGATGGAAATTCGGTTCAAAAAATGTGGAATTTCTAACCAACCGAATGTTTGCATCTTCGATGATCCGTGTCTTTCCAAGTTTGGAGCACTCCACGGACTGTGTCCGCAAGCCAGCAGACAATTTTAGGACTTTTGTGTGTGTCCCTTGCGGCACCAGACAACAGATGGCATAAATGC
This region includes:
- a CDS encoding RpiB/LacA/LacB family sugar-phosphate isomerase, which produces MKIALINENSQAAKNEMICNTLKSVVEPTGHTVFNYGMYSAEDEHPLTYVQNGILAAVLLNSGAADFVITGCGTGEGAMLACNSFPQVLCGHVESPLDAYLFSQVNDGNCIALPFAENFGWGGELNLTYIFEKLFCAPGGGGYPKERVVPEQRNKKILDEVKKVTHRDLVSILKELDRDLVVGALSGEHFAEYFYANCKDDAIAACVKELLA
- the kduI gene encoding 5-dehydro-4-deoxy-D-glucuronate isomerase, translating into MELRTAASPRDVKHYTTERLREEFLIDDLFLPDVIKLVYSHIDRIITGSAVPVKETLKLTAGDELRAQYFCERRELGVINIGGAGTITIDGKAYHVAHKEGMYIGMGSRDITFASDDAAAPAKFYLNSAPAHRTCPTVLIKPEGTPEDGVVIVKDCNKVELGSLETANHRTICKYILPGQVESCQLEMGMTKLEPGSVWNTMPCHTHDRRMEVYLYFDMPEDALVMHYMGEPTETRHIVMRNEQAVISPSWSIHSGCGTQAYTFIWGMVGENQDFDDMDDVAMTDLL